From a single Azospirillum fermentarium genomic region:
- a CDS encoding DegT/DnrJ/EryC1/StrS family aminotransferase, whose translation MPDRPNPFRELPPTAGLPLGWKDLLGAAVTRTPPDFARDAARFLGVDDLLLTCSGTAALVVILTTLRRFSARRQVVVPAYTCPLVAIAVAHCGLDPVLCDLAPGSLDLDPAALRRLCGADTLAVVPTHLAGRVADVATAAAIARAAGAWVIEDAAQAFGARTAAGIVGTDGDFGLFSLAVGKGLTLFEGGLLHVREPALRAEMRRTAQTLLPAAPWREALRALQLAGYAAAYRPGLLPFAYGAGVRRSLRRGDPVAAAGDAFSRDIPLHRVGAWRQRVGRSAIRRLGTFLDAAAERAHRRVERLRAVTGLHVFGDGPGGRGVWPFLLVRMPDRAARDRALAVLWPAGLGVSRLFVHALPGYGFLRGLVPQEAVPNAASLADTTLTIGNSPWMSEQDFAAICGRLERAL comes from the coding sequence ATGCCGGACCGGCCTAACCCGTTCCGCGAGTTGCCGCCCACCGCCGGCCTGCCCCTGGGCTGGAAAGACCTGCTCGGGGCCGCGGTCACGCGCACGCCGCCGGATTTCGCGCGGGATGCCGCCCGTTTTCTCGGCGTCGATGACCTGCTGCTCACCTGTTCGGGGACGGCGGCGCTGGTGGTCATACTGACCACCCTGCGGCGGTTCAGCGCGCGCCGGCAGGTGGTGGTGCCCGCCTACACCTGTCCCCTGGTGGCGATTGCCGTTGCCCATTGCGGCCTCGATCCCGTTCTCTGTGATCTGGCGCCCGGCAGCCTGGATCTGGATCCCGCTGCCCTGCGCCGCCTGTGCGGGGCGGACACGCTGGCCGTCGTTCCCACCCATCTGGCCGGGCGCGTTGCCGATGTGGCCACGGCGGCGGCCATCGCCCGCGCGGCGGGGGCCTGGGTGATCGAGGACGCCGCCCAGGCGTTCGGCGCCCGCACGGCGGCGGGCATCGTGGGCACCGACGGCGATTTCGGCCTTTTCAGCTTGGCGGTGGGCAAGGGGCTGACGCTGTTCGAAGGCGGCCTTCTCCACGTGCGGGAGCCGGCGTTGCGGGCCGAGATGCGCCGGACGGCACAGACGCTGCTGCCCGCCGCCCCCTGGCGGGAGGCGCTGCGGGCGCTCCAGCTTGCGGGATACGCCGCCGCCTATCGTCCGGGGCTGCTTCCCTTCGCCTACGGCGCCGGGGTGCGGCGGTCGCTGCGGCGGGGTGACCCGGTTGCGGCGGCGGGCGACGCGTTCAGCCGGGACATCCCCCTGCATCGCGTCGGCGCGTGGCGGCAGCGGGTGGGCCGTTCCGCCATCCGGCGGTTGGGCACGTTTCTGGACGCGGCGGCGGAGCGTGCCCACCGGCGGGTGGAGCGGCTGCGGGCCGTCACCGGGCTTCATGTCTTCGGCGATGGGCCGGGTGGCCGGGGTGTCTGGCCGTTCCTGCTGGTCCGCATGCCGGACCGGGCGGCCCGTGACCGGGCGCTGGCCGTGTTGTGGCCGGCGGGGCTGGGTGTTTCGCGCCTTTTCGTCCACGCCTTGCCCGGTTACGGTTTCCTCCGCGGGCTGGTGCCGCAGGAGGCCGTTCCCAACGCCGCATCGCTTGCCGATACCACCCTGACCATCGGGAATTCCCCCTGGATGTCGGAGCAAGACTTCGCAGCCATCTGCGGCCGCCTCGAACGGGCGCTGTGA